One Echinicola strongylocentroti DNA window includes the following coding sequences:
- a CDS encoding ABC transporter ATP-binding protein, with protein MSKNKNERKVTIGHVFKTLIWPRRKQLFIGLFLIIISRLAGLVLPGASKYLMDEVIPNSNMQLLKWLVIAVGVAVTVQAVTSFALTQILSVEAQHLIAKLRAKVQRHIIRLPLRFFDNTKTGELVSRIMTDVEGVRNLVGTGLAQMVGGVLTSVICLGLLIYISPMMTLYVLVPVIIFGLISLKAFGKIRPIFRERGKINAEVTGRLTETLGGIRVIKGFNAEDQEVKTFEDGVLRLFLNVKSSLTTTSMVTSAATLLLGLASAGIMGIGGYMIMQEQLTFGDFLAFTLYLGFMIAPIVQMSNIGSQLTEAFAGLDRTEEIMNIPLEEDDKNRNIQLPAIKGDVRFSQVSFAYEEEKRVVKEVSFEADAGTMTALVGTSGSGKTTIAGLVASFLNPESGVITIDGKDLQQVSLSSYRGQLGVVLQDDFLFEGTIRDNILFPRPEASTEELMQAVFAAHVHEFTDRFEDGLDTMIGERGVKLSGGQKQRIAIARAILADPRILILDEATSNLDTESETLIQESLKKLMKGRTSFVIAHRLSTIRQADQILVVEKGEIVERGQHDELMEIKGRYYELYTYQARI; from the coding sequence ATGTCAAAGAATAAGAACGAAAGAAAAGTAACCATCGGCCATGTCTTCAAAACCCTCATTTGGCCCAGGAGGAAACAACTGTTTATTGGTCTTTTCTTGATCATCATCAGCCGATTGGCGGGATTGGTGCTTCCAGGAGCGAGTAAATACCTGATGGATGAAGTCATCCCCAACAGCAACATGCAGCTGTTGAAGTGGTTGGTGATTGCTGTCGGAGTGGCCGTGACGGTGCAGGCGGTAACGAGCTTTGCCCTTACCCAGATTTTGAGTGTGGAGGCACAGCACCTGATTGCCAAGCTAAGGGCAAAAGTTCAGCGTCATATTATCCGCTTACCACTCCGTTTTTTTGACAATACCAAAACCGGGGAGCTGGTATCCAGGATCATGACGGATGTAGAAGGGGTACGTAACCTCGTAGGTACCGGACTGGCACAGATGGTAGGTGGAGTACTGACGTCGGTGATCTGCTTGGGACTGTTGATTTATATCAGCCCAATGATGACGCTTTATGTGTTGGTTCCGGTAATTATCTTCGGCTTGATTTCTTTAAAGGCTTTTGGGAAAATCAGGCCTATTTTTAGGGAAAGGGGAAAGATCAATGCTGAGGTGACAGGAAGACTCACGGAAACTCTAGGAGGCATTCGTGTCATCAAGGGCTTCAATGCAGAAGACCAAGAAGTAAAAACATTTGAAGATGGCGTGCTGCGATTGTTCCTTAATGTCAAATCAAGTTTGACCACCACGAGCATGGTCACCAGTGCTGCAACATTACTGTTGGGGCTGGCCTCAGCGGGGATCATGGGCATTGGCGGGTATATGATCATGCAGGAGCAGCTTACTTTTGGGGATTTTCTGGCTTTTACCTTGTATTTGGGCTTTATGATTGCCCCGATCGTACAGATGAGCAATATCGGGAGCCAGCTGACAGAGGCCTTTGCAGGGCTTGACAGGACAGAGGAGATCATGAACATTCCCTTGGAAGAAGATGATAAAAATAGAAACATCCAATTGCCCGCCATCAAAGGCGATGTAAGGTTCAGTCAAGTGAGTTTTGCTTACGAGGAGGAAAAGCGTGTGGTAAAGGAAGTTAGTTTTGAAGCAGATGCTGGTACGATGACGGCTTTGGTGGGGACATCTGGATCAGGGAAGACCACTATTGCGGGATTGGTCGCTTCCTTTCTAAACCCCGAAAGTGGGGTGATTACCATTGACGGGAAAGACCTGCAGCAAGTCAGTTTATCCAGCTACAGGGGACAGCTGGGAGTGGTGCTGCAGGATGATTTTCTCTTTGAAGGTACTATTAGGGACAATATTTTATTTCCTAGGCCGGAAGCGAGTACAGAGGAGTTGATGCAGGCCGTTTTTGCTGCCCATGTGCATGAGTTTACAGATCGGTTTGAAGATGGCTTGGATACCATGATAGGGGAGCGGGGAGTAAAGCTCTCAGGGGGACAGAAGCAACGAATAGCCATCGCCAGGGCTATCTTGGCTGATCCTCGTATTTTGATCTTGGATGAAGCGACTTCTAATCTCGATACAGAAAGCGAGACCCTGATACAGGAGAGTCTTAAGAAATTGATGAAAGGGAGGACTTCTTTCGTGATTGCCCACCGCCTAAGTACCATTCGCCAAGCCGATCAGATTCTGGTGGTAGAAAAAGGGGAGATTGTAGAGCGTGGCCAGCATGATGAATTGATGGAGATAAAAGGCAGGTATTATGAACTCTATACTTATCAGGCAAGAATATAG
- a CDS encoding M56 family metallopeptidase, which produces MIAYLIKSAIGLLLFYLAYHVFLSKEKIFWFNRYYLIGSLIISFTAPLFHSPFSSTPELKHFPVLVESVSHLPKELEAPVQQPLLSDPPPISPALSIEQMFSFIYGCCFMISLFRFVRGIWSFHKRIKTCQIVDQDGIKVVMDTDKGTPFTFLNYVFVNSSEYKNNRLDAQLYHHEITHAKQWHSLDIVFIELLKTIFWFNPILRFYKKAIQLNHEYLADESVNRQFGNIKDYQLLLLSYASQQQQCHFASYSNHSLTKNRMKMMYKTTNKTSILSKCFIAIPIALGLTLLFSMKPQRPKSVSKPLINTHEPIGGQNEYLEELKTHYQRFEDSMDKNGSVDLREIDIDRMRQLWDLMSNQQKEKAPKMSSIPAPPVLDKKHPTNFQLKEWSNNPEYAVWVDRKQISKSELKKYKKEDIALWNYRRNYTKTNGEKYDYEIEVHLMTNNEFYWAYFLNRTGYDGISVYKRALEIYYEHQKHPKKYVGQLGGKLSELQQIYGNIPQWKIEKYNVKPPSEVLTDQ; this is translated from the coding sequence ATGATTGCTTACCTTATAAAGTCGGCCATTGGACTTTTGCTCTTTTATTTGGCTTACCATGTATTTCTTTCAAAGGAAAAAATCTTCTGGTTCAATCGCTACTACCTCATTGGCAGTTTGATAATTTCCTTTACGGCTCCACTTTTTCATTCACCCTTTTCATCCACTCCCGAGCTAAAACACTTCCCTGTCCTTGTTGAATCCGTCTCGCACCTCCCCAAAGAGCTGGAAGCACCAGTTCAGCAGCCCTTACTTTCTGATCCACCACCTATTTCACCTGCCCTCTCTATTGAGCAAATGTTCAGTTTTATTTATGGTTGTTGTTTCATGATTTCCCTATTTCGTTTTGTCAGAGGCATTTGGAGCTTTCATAAGCGAATCAAAACCTGTCAAATAGTTGATCAAGACGGAATCAAGGTAGTAATGGACACCGATAAAGGTACACCGTTTACCTTTTTGAATTATGTTTTTGTGAACAGCTCAGAATATAAAAACAACCGATTGGATGCCCAGTTATACCATCATGAGATAACGCACGCCAAACAATGGCACAGCCTTGATATAGTGTTCATTGAGCTCTTAAAAACTATTTTTTGGTTCAATCCCATTCTACGCTTTTACAAAAAAGCCATTCAGCTCAATCACGAGTATTTGGCCGATGAATCCGTGAACCGTCAATTTGGGAATATCAAAGACTATCAACTCCTATTACTTTCCTACGCCAGCCAACAACAGCAATGCCATTTTGCCAGCTATTCAAATCATTCACTTACCAAAAATAGAATGAAAATGATGTACAAAACCACCAATAAAACCAGCATTCTATCAAAATGCTTTATAGCTATCCCCATAGCCTTGGGATTAACGCTTCTTTTCAGCATGAAGCCACAGAGACCCAAATCAGTTTCCAAACCTCTCATAAATACTCACGAGCCAATTGGCGGACAAAATGAATATTTAGAGGAGCTTAAAACGCACTATCAGCGTTTTGAAGATAGTATGGATAAAAATGGAAGTGTCGACCTCCGAGAGATAGACATTGACCGCATGAGGCAATTATGGGATTTAATGTCCAATCAACAAAAAGAAAAAGCACCTAAAATGAGCAGTATTCCTGCACCTCCCGTCTTGGACAAAAAACATCCCACAAATTTCCAACTTAAAGAATGGAGTAATAACCCAGAATACGCTGTCTGGGTGGATAGAAAGCAAATCTCAAAAAGCGAATTGAAAAAATACAAAAAGGAAGACATTGCCTTGTGGAATTATCGAAGAAACTATACGAAAACCAACGGAGAGAAATACGACTATGAAATAGAGGTTCATTTAATGACCAACAATGAATTTTATTGGGCCTATTTCCTTAACAGAACGGGTTATGACGGGATTTCCGTCTATAAAAGAGCCCTTGAAATCTATTACGAACACCAAAAGCATCCAAAAAAATACGTTGGGCAATTGGGCGGAAAACTCAGTGAACTACAGCAAATTTATGGCAATATCCCTCAATGGAAAATAGAAAAATACAATGTCAAGCCCCCATCTGAAGTGCTCACTGACCAATAA